A window from Vulcanimicrobium alpinum encodes these proteins:
- a CDS encoding IlvD/Edd family dehydratase: MELRSAQWFGKRDRDGFIHRSWMRAEGFAPDVFDGRPVIGICNSWSELTSCNVHLRRVAEAVKRGVWEAGGFPLEFPTISLGETYMRPTTMMFRNLMSMDVEESIRANPVDGVVLLSGCDKTTPAQLMGAASVDLPAIMVTGGPMLNGKFQGGDIGSGTMVWQFSEDVRAGRMTWAEFFDAEAGQSRSNGHCMTMGTASTMASMAEALGIAPTGNAAIPAVDSRRYALAQLAGRRIVAMVHEDLRMSKILTRQAFENAIRVNAAIGGSTNAVIHLLAIAGRIGVPLELDDFDRLGRDLPLLVDLQPSGRFLMEDFYYAGGVPAVVRELGERLHRDALTVNGTTIGEATAEAPCWNREVIRTFDAPVRERAGIAVLRGNLAPSGAVIKPSAATPSLLTHRGRAVVFETIEDFKARIDDPDLDVDASCVLVLKGAGPRGYPGMPETGNMPLPPKVLATGVTDMVRISDARMSGTAYGTVVLHTSPEAAVGGTLALVRNGDPIELDVPNRRLTLAIDDAELARRRAAWTPAPPEFARGYANLYTQHVLGAERGADFDFLVGGSGSAVAREMH, translated from the coding sequence ATGGAACTGCGCAGCGCTCAGTGGTTCGGCAAACGCGACCGGGACGGGTTCATCCATCGCAGCTGGATGCGCGCCGAGGGGTTTGCGCCCGACGTCTTCGATGGTCGCCCGGTGATCGGGATCTGCAACTCGTGGTCGGAACTCACGTCGTGCAACGTGCACTTGCGGCGCGTCGCGGAAGCGGTGAAGCGCGGCGTGTGGGAGGCGGGCGGCTTCCCGCTCGAGTTTCCGACGATCTCGCTCGGCGAGACGTACATGCGCCCGACGACGATGATGTTCCGCAACCTGATGAGCATGGACGTCGAGGAGTCGATCCGGGCCAATCCCGTCGACGGCGTCGTGCTGCTGAGCGGCTGCGACAAGACGACGCCGGCGCAGCTCATGGGCGCGGCGAGCGTCGATCTGCCAGCGATCATGGTGACCGGCGGCCCGATGCTCAACGGCAAGTTCCAGGGCGGCGACATCGGCTCGGGGACGATGGTGTGGCAGTTCTCGGAAGACGTGCGCGCGGGCCGGATGACGTGGGCGGAGTTCTTCGACGCGGAAGCGGGGCAATCGCGGAGCAACGGCCACTGCATGACGATGGGAACGGCGTCGACGATGGCGAGCATGGCCGAAGCGCTCGGGATCGCGCCGACCGGGAACGCGGCGATCCCCGCCGTCGATTCGCGGCGCTACGCCCTGGCGCAGCTCGCGGGCCGGCGAATCGTCGCGATGGTGCACGAGGATCTGCGCATGTCGAAGATCCTGACGCGACAAGCGTTCGAGAACGCGATCCGCGTGAACGCCGCGATCGGCGGCTCGACCAACGCCGTGATCCATCTGCTCGCGATCGCCGGACGCATCGGCGTCCCGCTCGAGCTCGACGACTTCGACCGGCTCGGACGCGACCTGCCGCTGCTCGTCGACCTGCAGCCGTCGGGCCGGTTTCTGATGGAAGACTTCTATTACGCGGGCGGCGTGCCGGCCGTGGTGCGCGAGCTTGGCGAACGGCTGCACCGCGATGCGCTCACCGTGAACGGCACGACGATCGGCGAAGCGACGGCGGAAGCGCCGTGCTGGAATCGCGAGGTGATCCGCACCTTTGATGCGCCGGTGCGGGAGCGGGCCGGGATCGCGGTGCTGCGCGGCAACCTTGCGCCGAGCGGCGCGGTGATCAAACCGTCGGCGGCGACGCCGTCCCTGCTCACGCATCGCGGCCGCGCGGTCGTCTTCGAGACGATCGAAGACTTCAAAGCGCGCATCGACGATCCGGATCTCGATGTCGACGCGTCGTGCGTGCTGGTGCTCAAGGGCGCTGGTCCGCGCGGGTATCCCGGGATGCCGGAGACCGGGAACATGCCGCTGCCGCCCAAGGTGCTGGCGACCGGCGTGACCGACATGGTGCGCATCTCGGACGCGCGGATGAGCGGGACGGCTTACGGCACCGTCGTCCTGCACACGTCGCCGGAAGCGGCCGTCGGCGGGACGCTCGCGCTGGTGCGCAACGGCGATCCGATCGAACTCGACGTACCGAACCGCCGGCTCACGCTCGCGATCGACGACGCCGAGCTCGCGCGCCGCCGCGCCGCGTGGACGCCAGCACCGCCCGAGTTCGCGCGCGGCTACGCGAACCTCTACACGCAGCACGTCCTGGGCGCCGAGCG
- a CDS encoding SDR family NAD(P)-dependent oxidoreductase produces MNQLDLRNRVAVVTGGASGIGNAIAHRIAASGGKVSLWDANGEAAESAAATIGAAHAARADVRDYASVEHARDVTLRTFGRIDILVNSAGITGPNATTWDYPLDGWQSVIDVNLTGTFHCCRAVVAPMRAADYGRIVNIASVAGKEGNPNASAYSASKAGVIALTKSLAKELATTGIRVNSVTPAAVETPLFSQMTEEFIAYMKSKIPMNRFGTVAEIAALVAWLCTEECSFTTGAAFDISGGRSTY; encoded by the coding sequence ATGAATCAGCTCGACCTGCGCAATCGCGTGGCCGTGGTCACCGGCGGCGCATCGGGGATCGGCAACGCGATCGCGCACCGCATCGCGGCGTCAGGCGGCAAGGTGAGCCTGTGGGACGCGAACGGTGAAGCTGCGGAGTCGGCGGCGGCGACGATCGGCGCCGCGCACGCCGCGCGCGCCGACGTGCGCGACTACGCGTCGGTCGAGCACGCGCGCGACGTCACGCTGCGCACCTTCGGGCGGATCGACATTCTCGTGAACAGCGCCGGGATCACCGGGCCTAACGCGACGACGTGGGACTATCCCCTCGACGGCTGGCAGAGCGTCATCGACGTCAACCTCACCGGGACGTTCCACTGCTGCCGCGCCGTGGTCGCGCCGATGCGCGCCGCCGACTACGGCCGGATCGTCAACATCGCCTCGGTCGCCGGCAAGGAAGGGAATCCCAACGCCTCGGCCTACAGCGCATCGAAAGCCGGCGTCATCGCGCTCACCAAGTCGCTGGCGAAGGAACTCGCGACGACGGGGATCCGCGTCAACAGCGTCACCCCCGCGGCCGTCGAGACGCCGCTCTTCAGCCAAATGACCGAGGAGTTCATCGCGTACATGAAATCCAAGATCCCGATGAACCGGTTCGGAACGGTCGCCGAGATCGCGGCGCTCGTCGCCTGGCTCTGCACCGAGGAGTGCTCGTTCACGACCGGCGCGGCGTTCGACATCTCCGGCGGCCGCTCGACGTACTAG
- a CDS encoding MOSC domain-containing protein, whose translation MAHLASVNVGGVRTIDSNGRPVTTGIFKEPVAGRVAVRGVNLDGDDQADRCVHGGPVRSIYAYGCEDYVWWESELGRAMPPGTFGENQTTAGIDPNDALVGERWRIGSVLVQVTIPRVPCYKLGIKMGDPHFVKRFAGALRPGPYFTIVEEGELGAGDPIEVVHKPGHALTIRETSRIYLFDRPRLAELLVPELPESWRGWVTELVEEARG comes from the coding sequence ATGGCGCACCTCGCTTCGGTCAACGTCGGCGGCGTCCGCACCATCGACAGCAACGGACGGCCCGTCACGACGGGGATCTTCAAGGAGCCCGTGGCCGGCCGCGTCGCGGTACGCGGCGTGAATCTCGATGGCGACGACCAGGCCGACCGCTGCGTGCACGGCGGGCCGGTGCGCTCGATTTATGCCTATGGTTGCGAAGATTACGTCTGGTGGGAGTCGGAGCTCGGACGAGCAATGCCGCCGGGCACGTTCGGCGAGAACCAGACGACGGCCGGGATCGACCCCAACGACGCGCTCGTCGGCGAACGGTGGCGTATCGGCAGCGTGCTGGTGCAGGTCACCATACCGCGCGTCCCGTGCTACAAACTCGGGATAAAGATGGGCGACCCCCACTTCGTGAAACGTTTCGCCGGCGCGCTGCGCCCCGGCCCGTACTTCACGATCGTCGAGGAAGGCGAACTCGGCGCCGGCGATCCGATCGAGGTGGTCCACAAGCCCGGCCACGCGCTCACGATCCGCGAAACCTCGCGCATCTATCTCTTCGACCGGCCGCGCCTCGCCGAACTTCTCGTCCCCGAGCTTCCCGAATCGTGGCGGGGATGGGTCACCGAACTCGTCGAGGAAGCGCGCGGGTAA
- a CDS encoding ABC transporter ATP-binding protein, whose amino-acid sequence MASVRLKSVSKRFGTTVVVDDVTLDIADREFLVLVGPSGCGKSTTLRMIAGLEEASGGDIFIGDRRVNDLGPKDRDIAMVFQNYALYPHMNVYDNMAFGLKMRSMPRAEIDQRVNEAAEILGLGPLLKRKPKEMSGGQRQRAALGRAIVRHPAVFLMDEPLSNLDAKLRVQTRTEIVKLHERVATTMIYVTHDQIEAMTMGHRIVVMKDGVVQQVASPQEVYDHPANQFVAGFIGSPTMSFLPCRLEAEDGALFARGASFSVRLPDDKRAKLTASHAAAVTLGVRPEDIALHANEAGSIPAVVDAVESLGSEQVLYFRCDGAQVTARASAQAAVATGDTIALGIDPRRMHLFDAASGGAYF is encoded by the coding sequence ATGGCCTCGGTACGCCTGAAGTCGGTCAGCAAACGGTTTGGCACCACCGTGGTCGTCGACGACGTCACCCTCGACATCGCCGACCGCGAGTTTCTCGTTCTCGTCGGCCCGTCGGGCTGCGGCAAGTCGACGACGCTGCGGATGATCGCGGGGCTCGAGGAGGCGTCGGGCGGCGACATCTTCATCGGCGACCGCCGCGTCAACGATCTCGGGCCGAAAGACCGCGACATCGCGATGGTCTTTCAGAACTACGCGCTCTACCCGCACATGAACGTCTACGACAACATGGCGTTCGGCTTGAAGATGCGCAGCATGCCGCGCGCCGAGATCGATCAGCGCGTCAACGAAGCGGCGGAGATCCTCGGCCTCGGACCGCTGCTCAAGCGCAAGCCGAAGGAGATGTCGGGCGGCCAGCGCCAGCGCGCCGCGCTCGGCCGCGCGATCGTGCGCCATCCGGCGGTCTTCCTGATGGACGAACCCCTCTCGAACCTCGATGCCAAGCTGCGCGTGCAGACGCGAACGGAGATCGTGAAACTGCACGAGCGCGTCGCGACGACGATGATCTACGTGACCCACGATCAGATCGAGGCGATGACGATGGGGCATCGCATCGTCGTGATGAAGGACGGCGTCGTCCAGCAGGTCGCCTCACCGCAAGAGGTCTACGACCATCCCGCCAACCAGTTCGTCGCGGGCTTCATCGGCTCGCCGACGATGAGCTTTCTGCCGTGCCGGCTGGAAGCGGAGGACGGCGCGCTGTTCGCGCGGGGCGCCTCGTTCTCGGTGCGGCTCCCCGACGACAAACGCGCGAAGCTCACCGCGTCGCATGCTGCGGCGGTGACGCTCGGGGTGCGTCCGGAGGACATCGCGCTGCATGCCAACGAGGCCGGCTCGATTCCGGCGGTCGTCGATGCGGTCGAGTCGCTGGGGTCGGAGCAGGTGCTGTATTTCCGCTGCGACGGAGCGCAGGTGACGGCCCGCGCGTCGGCGCAGGCCGCGGTCGCGACCGGCGATACGATTGCGCTTGGGATCGACCCCCGCCGCATGCATCTCTTCGATGCCGCGTCGGGGGGGGCGTACTTCTAA
- a CDS encoding carbohydrate ABC transporter permease — MARRSALRIYLPLAFYGVFLMLPFLWMILTTFKAREELLNTPNPFWIFHPTFEHVVGLLTTTAYLQWFANTLFVSVASTILSVFVSYITAYAIIRLRFPGWQTVSTAIFLAYIVPPAILFIPLATIIIQLHWFDKLWALVPIYATFLVPFCTWLLIGFLKNIPRELEEAARVDGASNLAILWRIIFPIAVPGLISAAIFSFTLSWNEYLYALVYMSSSGNKTVAVGMTTELIRGDVFQWGQLMAGALIGVLPAVLVYFFFVEYYVAGMSGSVKE; from the coding sequence ATGGCGCGGCGAAGCGCGCTGCGCATCTATCTCCCGCTGGCGTTTTACGGCGTCTTCCTGATGCTGCCGTTTCTGTGGATGATCCTCACGACGTTCAAAGCACGCGAGGAACTGCTCAATACGCCCAACCCGTTCTGGATCTTTCACCCCACCTTCGAGCACGTCGTCGGCCTGCTCACGACGACCGCGTACCTGCAGTGGTTCGCGAACACGCTCTTCGTCTCGGTCGCTTCGACGATCCTCAGCGTCTTCGTTTCGTACATCACGGCCTACGCGATCATCCGCTTGCGCTTCCCGGGCTGGCAGACGGTGAGCACCGCGATCTTCCTTGCCTATATCGTCCCGCCGGCGATCTTGTTCATCCCGCTCGCGACGATCATCATCCAACTGCACTGGTTCGACAAACTGTGGGCGCTCGTCCCGATCTACGCGACGTTCCTGGTCCCGTTCTGCACGTGGCTCTTGATCGGCTTCCTCAAGAACATCCCGCGCGAGCTCGAAGAGGCCGCCCGCGTCGACGGTGCGAGCAATCTCGCGATTCTGTGGAGGATCATCTTCCCGATCGCCGTCCCCGGCCTGATCTCCGCGGCGATCTTCTCGTTCACGCTATCTTGGAACGAGTATCTATACGCGCTGGTGTACATGTCGTCGTCGGGGAACAAGACGGTCGCGGTCGGGATGACGACCGAGCTGATCCGCGGCGACGTGTTCCAGTGGGGGCAGTTGATGGCGGGCGCGCTGATCGGCGTGCTCCCCGCGGTCCTCGTGTATTTCTTCTTCGTCGAATATTACGTCGCGGGGATGTCGGGTTCGGTCAAGGAGTAA
- a CDS encoding carbohydrate ABC transporter permease yields the protein MQRSPLLARLDSPRVLGYVLIAPAAIILIGLLAYPLLLGVWLSLTSATLGNPGTFVGLQNYATIFADPTFRGAAFYSGFYTFFAEAGKLVLGLALALILNRPFRGQRAARALMLLPWVAPTVLSALAWLWLLDPQFSALSWLLIRLHLIKSNIDFLGHAWNARWALIVVNIWRGLPYFAIGYLAGLQSISKDLYEAAAIDGASGWQAFRRITWPLLMPITTILVAFSSIFTLTDFQLIWTITRGGPTDATQVFTTLAYQRAITGGQLGEGAAIAVSPIVLMVILAFFVVRSVRER from the coding sequence ATGCAGCGCTCGCCGCTGCTGGCGCGGCTGGATTCGCCGCGGGTGCTGGGCTACGTGCTCATCGCACCCGCGGCGATCATTCTGATCGGGCTGCTCGCGTATCCGCTGCTGCTCGGCGTGTGGCTCAGCCTCACCAGCGCGACGCTCGGGAACCCGGGGACGTTCGTCGGGCTGCAGAACTACGCGACGATCTTCGCCGATCCGACGTTCCGCGGCGCGGCGTTCTATTCGGGCTTCTACACGTTCTTCGCCGAGGCTGGGAAACTCGTGCTCGGCTTGGCGTTGGCGCTGATCCTCAACCGGCCGTTTCGCGGTCAGCGTGCGGCGCGCGCCCTCATGCTGCTGCCGTGGGTCGCGCCGACGGTGCTCTCGGCGCTCGCGTGGCTGTGGCTGCTCGATCCGCAGTTCAGCGCGCTGAGCTGGCTGCTGATCCGACTGCACCTGATCAAGAGCAACATCGATTTCCTCGGCCACGCGTGGAACGCGCGCTGGGCGCTGATCGTCGTGAACATCTGGCGCGGCCTGCCGTATTTCGCCATCGGCTATCTGGCGGGACTGCAGTCGATCTCGAAAGATCTCTACGAAGCCGCGGCGATCGACGGCGCGAGCGGATGGCAGGCGTTCCGCCGGATCACCTGGCCGCTGCTGATGCCGATCACGACGATTCTGGTCGCGTTCTCCTCGATCTTCACGCTCACCGACTTCCAACTGATCTGGACGATCACGCGCGGCGGACCCACCGACGCGACCCAGGTCTTCACGACGCTGGCGTATCAGCGGGCGATCACCGGCGGACAGCTCGGCGAAGGGGCGGCGATCGCCGTCTCGCCGATCGTCCTGATGGTGATCCTGGCGTTTTTCGTCGTGCGTTCGGTGCGGGAACGCTGA